The DNA segment AGATTTTAAAGAATGGGAAATTTTTGAAAAAGCGAAGCAGGATATCAGAACATTCAATGAAAAATCGAGACATGAAGCATTGTGGCTTCATTTAGTTTCTGCCATTGAATTCTGGAAAAAAGACACTTCGCCTGATTTTGAAAAAACCGATATTTTTATCGAAAAAACTATTGATACCGGTTTTGAATTAATTGATAATGAACCATTAAGAAAAGTATTGGATCTGGGAAAATTTCTTTGGAAGGAAAAATTTAAAATGAGTTGATGTATGGCTTTTGGCCACTTGCTTTTAGATTTTAATATCCAATTATTGCATTTGAGACTTTGCTGAGTACAAAACATTTGCCTCAATTTTATGATTTATTGTTAGAATCGGCGAAACTTCGTCTTGCGAACCTTAATACAGTCAGCAATAAAAAAAATCATTGTGAACATTGCGTTAAAAAGATTTGACAAACAAAATTTAAAAATGAAAACACTCAATAAAATTCCTACAGGAAAAATTGAACGAACAAGCAGCCTTCTCAAAGCAGGAGCAAAAGTCGGGGTCAATTACCTGAAATATTACGGAAATAAAATTACGAAAGATGAAGATGAAGCCCGTAAGATTCTCAATGAAGATAACGCATCAGACATCTACGATTCATTAAAAGAGCTGAAAGGCTCTGCTCTGAAGGTAGCCCAAATGCTGAGCATGGAAAAAAATATTCTTCCGGTAGAATATGTAGAAAAATTTTCGCTTTCACAGTTTTCCGTTCCGCCATTGTCGGGCGCTTTGGTGAAGAAAACATTCAGAAAATATTTCGGAAAAAATCCGGAGGACATTTTTGATGAATTTTCCTCCGAATCGGTCAATGCAGCAAGTATCGGGCAGGTTCATACCGCAAAAAAAGACGGTCAAAAAATGGCGGTTAAAATCCAGTACCCTGGTGTGAGAGAAAGCATTTCCAGCGACCTGAAAATGGTAAAACCTATTGCCATGAAAATGTTCAATATCAAAAAAGAAGGTTCGGAATCGTATTTTCAGGAAGTGGAAGACAAATTATTTGAAGAAACCGATTATAATCTGGAGCTCAGGAGAAGTCAGTATTTTGCAGAAGAATGCAGTCATCTCCCGAATGTCAGATTTCCGCATTATTATCAGCAATATTCGTGTGAAAAAATCATCACGATGGACTGGATGGCCGGAATTCACTTCTCGGAATTTACCAAAAAACAAAATTCTCAGGAAGACTTAAACAAAATCGGACAAACCCTTTGGGATTTTTATATGTACCAGATGCATATTCTTAAAAAAGTTCATGCCGATCCGCATCCCGGAAATTTCCTTATTTCGGAAGATAAAGAATTACTGGTTATTGATTTTGGCTGTATCAAAGAAATTCCGGAAGATTTTTACACTCCGTATTTTGAATTGGCGAAAGAAGAAAATTTAAAAAATCCTGAAGTTTTCCGTGAGAAATTATTTACATTGGAAATTCTGCGCGAAGAAGATTCGCCACAGGAGAAAGAGTTTTTTTCCAAATTATTCTACGAATTGCTGGAACTGTTTACAAGACCATTCAACCGGGAAAAATTC comes from the Chryseobacterium nepalense genome and includes:
- a CDS encoding ABC1 kinase family protein, which translates into the protein MKTLNKIPTGKIERTSSLLKAGAKVGVNYLKYYGNKITKDEDEARKILNEDNASDIYDSLKELKGSALKVAQMLSMEKNILPVEYVEKFSLSQFSVPPLSGALVKKTFRKYFGKNPEDIFDEFSSESVNAASIGQVHTAKKDGQKMAVKIQYPGVRESISSDLKMVKPIAMKMFNIKKEGSESYFQEVEDKLFEETDYNLELRRSQYFAEECSHLPNVRFPHYYQQYSCEKIITMDWMAGIHFSEFTKKQNSQEDLNKIGQTLWDFYMYQMHILKKVHADPHPGNFLISEDKELLVIDFGCIKEIPEDFYTPYFELAKEENLKNPEVFREKLFTLEILREEDSPQEKEFFSKLFYELLELFTRPFNREKFDFADESFFQEIADLGQRYAKISNIKGMNTNRGSRHFIYLNRTFFGLYHMMHDLKAKDVAINNFKNYSE